Within Fusobacterium gonidiaformans ATCC 25563, the genomic segment TGGGTAGTGCAAGCTCCGATTGTAATGCCGGCAGGGCAAATGATAGGAGTAACTGCAGCAAAATCAGCAGTTGCCATTGCTTGGGGAGATGCATGGACAAATATGGTACAACCGTTCTGGGCATTGCCAGCTTTAGGAATTGCGGGACTAGGAGCAAAAGATATTATGGGATACTGTTTAATTGTAACAATTATTTCAGGACTATTTATTTGCTCAGGTTTCTTATTATTTTAAATAAATAATTTTTAGGAGGGTGTGAAAATGAAAAAAATAGTTTCTATGGAAGAAGCCATCTCTCACATTAAAGATGGTATGACAGTTCACATTGGAGGATTCCTTGCAGTAGGAACTCCAGAAAATATCATTACTGCCTTAATTGAAAAGGGAGTAAAAGATTTAACGATTGTTGCAAACGATACCGGATATCCGGATAGAGGAATTGGAAGATTGGTTTTAAATAACCAAGTAAAAAAAGTCATTGCTTCTCACATTGGGACAAACCCTGAAACAGGAAGAAGAATGCAAAGTGGAGAAATGGAAGTAGAATTAGTTCCTCAAGGAACTTTGGCAGAAAGAGTAAGAGCTGCAGGTTGTGGATTAGGTGGAGTATTAACTCCAACTGGTTTGGGAACTATCGTAGCAGAAGGAAAAGATATTGTTACAGTAGATGGAAAAGACTATCTTTTGGAAAAACCTATTAAAGCAGATGTTGCATTGTTGTTAGGAACTACTGTGGATAAAGCAGGAAATGTTATTTTTGCAAAAACAACAAAGAACTTTAATCCATTGATGGGAACTGCTGCTGACTTGGTAATCGTGGAAGCTGAAAAAATTGTGGAAGTAGGAGAAATTGATCCAGATCATGTTATGCTTTCTAAGATTTTCGTAGATTACATTGTAGAAGGGAAATAAGGAGGACAAAAGATGGAATTAGATAAGAAATTAGTTCGAGAATATATTGCAGCAAGAGTTGCGAAAGAATTTCATGACGGATATGTTGTAAACTTAGGAATTGGGTTACCTACTTTAGTAGCAAACTTTGTTCCGGAAGGAATGGAAGTTATTTTCCAATCAGAAAATGGATGTATCGGTGTTGGACCGGCTCCGGCTCCGGGACAAGAAGATCCTCATGCGATAAATGCCGGTGGAGGATTCATTACTGCATTACCGGGAGCTCAATATTTTGATAGTGCGACTTCTTTTGGAATTATTCGAGGAGGGCATGTAGATGCTACTGTTTTAGGAGCTTTGGAAGTAGATAAAGAAGGAAACTTAGCAAACTGGATGGTTCCGGGAAAAATGGTTCCAGGAATGGGTGGAGCTATGGACCTTGTAGTAGGAGCAAAACATGTTATCGTTGCGATGGAACATACTTCAAGAGGAGCTATTAAAATCTTAGATAAATGTACTCTTCCATTGACAGCAGTAAAAGTAGTAGATATGATTATTACTGAAAAATGTGTTTTCAAAATTACAGATAAGGGATTAGTATTGACTGAAATTAGCCCATATTCTTCTTTAGAAGATATTAAGGCGACAACAGCAGCAGAATTTACAGTTGCAGAAGATTGTAAACAACTATCTTTATAGAAAATTAAAAAATCAAATGACAAAGGGGGAGCTTGTGTACCAGGCTGAGAGGGAGTTAGAACTCCGACCCGTTAACCTGATTTGGATAATGCCAACGTAGGGAACATAAGCTGATGTAATCAGAAATTATGAGGGACTGCGTGTCCCTCTTTTTTTATGAGGAGGAAAGGATGAGAGAATATTTTACACAAATGGAAGCTGCAAAAAAAGGGATAGTAACTCCGGAAATGAAAATTGTGGCAGAAAAAGAAAAAATGGATGTTGAAAAATTACGAGACTTGGTAGCAAAGGGACAGGTATGTATCCCATGTAATATCAATCATAAGAATATCAGTCCGGAAGGAATTGGAACGGGTTTAAAGACGAAGGTAAATGTGAATCTAGGAATCTCCGGAGATAAAAGAGATTATGAAGAGGAATTCAAAAAAGTGGACTTAGCAATTCAATATGGTTGTGAAGCAATCATGGATTTGAGTAACTATGGAAAGACTAACACCTTCCGAAAGAAATTGATTGAAAAATCACCGGCTATGATAGGAACCGTTCCTATGTACGATGCAATTGGATATTTAGAAAAAGATTTACAAGATATGGAAGTCAAAGATTTCTTAGAAGTCATTGAAGCTCATGCAAAAGAAGGAGTTGACTTTATGACGATTCATGCAGGGCTTACTAGAAGAGCCGTAGAATTCTTAAAGAAGCAAGAGAGATTAACTAACATTGTTTCAAGAGGAGGTTCTTTACTATTTGCTTGGATGGAAACAAAGAAGCAAGAAAACCCTTTATATGAATATTACGATCAAGTGTTAGATATTTTAAGAAAGTATGATGTTACTATCAGTTTAGGAGACGGGTTAAGACCGGGATCGAATCATGATAGTACAGATGCAGGGCAACTTGCAGAATTGATTGAATTGGGATATTTAACAAAACGAGCTTGGGAAAAAGATGTTCAAGTCATGGTGGAAGGACCTGGACATATGGCAATCAATGAAATTGCAGCCAATATGCAGATTCAAAAACGACTTTGTTATGGAGCTCCTTTCTATGTTCTAGGACCTTTGGTAACGGATATTGCACCCGGATATGATCATATTACTTCTGCGATTGGGGGAGCGATTGCAGCAAGTTCTGGAGCAGATTTTTTATGTTATGTTACTCCTGCAGAACATTTGAGATTGCCTGATGTGGAAGATGTCAAAGAGGGAATTATTGCAACGAAGATTGCAGCTCATGCAGCCGATATTGCAAAAGGAATTCCGGGAGCAAGAGATTGGGATAATAAGATGAGTGATGCTAGAAGACGTTTAGCTTGGGAAGAAATGTTTGAACTTGCTATAGATGAAGAAAAGGCAAGAAGATACTTTAATAGCCGACCGGTAGAAGTAAAAGATAGTTGCTCTATGTGTGGGAAAATGTGTGCCATGAGAACGGTCAATCGAATTTTAGAAGGAAAGGATATTAATATTTAAAAAAGAAGAAGTTGTTTTCTAAGCTAGAGAGAAAACAACTTCTTTTCTGTTTTTAATGAAGAATTATTTTTCCTTTTCTGTGATACAGATAGTAGATTAGAATTCCTTCTAAGGTCCATTGAATGGTAGTGATAAGCCAAAAAATATGGATTGGATATTTTTGGATAGAAATGAAATAAAAGGCCAAAGGAACTCGAATACACCAATTCATGATAAAGGAGACATAAAAAGGAGTTTTCGCATCTCCTGTTCCCTTAAAGTAGGATTCAATGACCATGGCAAAAGCAATAGGAATTTGTTCCATAGCACCGACTTGGAGGCAGAGAGCTCCGGCAGCAATCACTTCTATTTCTTCCTTTTGAATAAATAAACGAATCAATTCTTCCGGGAAAAAGAAGAAAATAAGAGCGATAATTCCCATGAAAATGGAAGCGATGATGGTAGAATAAAAGGTGTAATCATGAGCTTTCTTTTCATTTTTTTCTCCGATACTATGGCCGACTAAGGCAGTATTGGCAATAGCAATTCCCCAACCGGGCATAAAAGAAACGGCTTCGATGGCAATTCCAATTTGATTCGCAGCAAAGGCAATGGTTCCTAAACTCATCACAAAGGTAATCCCCAACAACTTTGAAAGACTAAAATTCGCTTCTTGCAAGGCGGAAGGCACTGCCAACAGAATGACTTCTTTAAAATCTTCTTTTTTAGAAGAAGAAAATAAATGAAGATGGAAAGGTAATTTCTTCAAGCGAAACCATTGTAATAGTAATCCAGCTCCATTTCCGGCTACGGTTGCTATGGCAGCTCCTTTCACTCCTAATTCCGGAAAACCGAATTTTCCAAAAATAAGGGCATAGTCAAGAGAAAGATTCACGATATTGATAAGGGCTGCGATATATAAAGAAGTTTTAGTATCTTTTGCTCCTCGAAATATCCCATTATTTGTGGAAGAAAAGGTTAATAGGAAAAAAGAAAATGCTGAAATTTTTGCATATATCACTGCAGATGGAAGCATATCTTTCGTAGCTCCTGCTAAGGTCAAAATTTGTTTTGGAACGAAAAATAAGACCAAGAAAAATAAAATGGCTAGACCAAAGGAAATTTTAAAACCGGCATTTGCAATTCTTTCTGCTTTTTTGAAATCTTTTGCTCCTAGAGCTCTAGAAATTAAGGAAGTCAAAGAAGAGGACATTCCCATTGCAATTAAGATATTAAAAAAAGAATAAATAATTTCTGTGCTGAGTCCGACAGAGGAAACGGCAAGCTTTCCACCGTATTGTCCTACCATCATAGTATCTAATATCCATATCATCATGTAAAGAGTCATCTCTCCTACGGCAGGTAAAGCTAAGGAGAGAATTTCTCGAATCATATTCCAGTGTATCATAAGGCACCTCATTCTATTTCAAATTGTTTACAGCGATTTTCTGTTTCTTGATTGACGATAGCTTTGATAAAAGTTCCTTCGGCTTCATATTTTTCTTCTTGAATCGTTGATGTTTTATGAAGGTAGGCAACCATGGAGCTATCGCTATAAGGAATTAAATACATACAAGTTTTCGTATTTTGCGGTAATTCTTTTTTGATTTCTTCCAAAAGAACATCAATATTTTTGTGTTCTTTTGCACTGATTTCCACAGCTGTAATATGGGAGTATTTCTCACGAATGGAGAGAATTTGTTCCGGACTTGCCAAGTCACATTTGTTTAAGACTAAGATATTTTTCTTATTTTGACATTGTAATTCTTCCAATACTTGATAAACAGCTTCCATTTGGGAGAGAGCTTCTTCGGAAGAGCTGTCTACTACATGTAAAATTAAATCAGAAAAGATGACTTCCTCTAAAGTAGATTTAAAAGCTTCAATTAAATCATGAGGTAATTTTCGGATAAAGCCTACGGTATCCGTGACAGATACGAGTCGTTTGTCATCTAATAAAATAGTTCTGGTTGTGGTATCTAAGGTTGCAAAGAGCATATTTTCTGCAAAAACATCTTCTTTTGTATTCGAGTTTGGATTGTATTCTGCGGCTAAGAGATTTCGTAAAGTAGATTTTCCGACATTGGTATATCCTACAAGAGCAATTTTTGGAATATTCGAGTTTTCTCTTTTTTCTCTTTGTACAGAACGTGTTTTTTTGATATTTTCCAATTCTTTCTTTAAAAAGGAAATATTTTCACGGATTCTTCTACGGTCAATCTCTAATTTTTTTTCTCCGGGGCCTTTACTTCCAACTCCTCCTCCCAGTCTTGACATGGTAACTCCATATCCGATTAAACGGTTGCTACGATATTTTAATTGAGCCAGTTCTACTTGAATCTTGGCTTCTCGTGATCTAGCTCGTCTTGCAAAAATTTCAAGAATTAAAGTCGTTCTATCAATGACTTTACAACCGGTAACTTCTTCTAAGTTCTTTACCTGTAAACCACTTAATTCTTCATCAGCAATAATAAGATTTGCTCGTTTGATTTGTTGAAAAAGAGAAAGTTCTCTTGCTTTTCCGGGGCCTAAAAATAAGACTTTATCTGCTTTGGAACGATTTTGAAAGAAATGACCTACGACTTCAATGTTACAAGCATAGGCTAATTCTTCTAATTCTTGTAGACTTGTTTTTGAATCGATTCCCACTAAGACAGCATATTCCTTCTCATCTTCTACAATATTTTTTCTTCGTAAAGCAGTTTCTATAGATTGAAGTTTTTCCAAGAAAGGAAAATTTTCTAATTCCTCAAAAGAAGAGTATAAATATTCTTCATAGTGAATTACATCTTCTTCTAAATTGCAAAGAGCCAAACCGATTCCTGTCACTTTTTCTTCTACACAACCAATAGCCAGAATAGCATCTAATTTTAATTTTAATAAGGCAGAAATGTCAACACTGGACAATTTTGGATTTCCATTGGGATGTGTGTGTACAATTCGTTTTCCGGATAATTTTTTTTCATAGACAGGAATGAAAGGAAGACTTACTGTACTACTATCTCCTATGGAGATTTCTGTAATATTTCCATTTCTATCAATACATAAGTTGATTTCCTTATTGATTTTTGTGCTAATATTTGCTAAAAAAATGGCAATTTCTTCTGAGATAAGTTGCCCTTTATTGAGTTTTATCTCATACAATTGTTCTAATTGTTGTAGTGTAAATTCTTTCATTCCCTCTGTATTTCCATAAATCATAATTTTCCTCCATGATTGCTTCATTTTATGTTATTATTGTATCATAGACTAAGAAAAAAAAACAAAAAAATGAATAAAAATAAAAAAATATAATTTTTTTGTACAAATAATACATAAATTGATAAAAAAGTTGAATTTAAGAAAAAATATGATAGAATATGTTTATAGAAATTTAAAATTTTTTAGTAGGAGGTAATGTTATGAAAAAGATTGGTTTACTACCAAGACTTATCATAGGATTAGTGGTAGGGATTTTATTAGGGATGTCAGGGATTGAAATTATCATTCGATTGTTAGGAACTTTCAACAGTATTTTTGGAAACTTCTTAGGATTCGTTATCCCTCTAATTATTGTAGGATTTGTAGCAGCAGGTATTGCAGACTTGGGAAAAGATGCGGGGAAATTATTAGGAGTTACTGTAGCGATTGCTTATGTATCGACTGTTATTTCAGGAACTTTTGCCTATTTTGTAGACACTACCATATTCCAACAACTTCACTTAGAAGATGCAGCGGAAATGATTAAGGCAGCAGAAGCGAATGCACGTTCTTTATCTCCATTATTTACTGTGGATATGCCTCCAATTATGGGAGTTATGACAGCATTACTAATTGCTTTTACTTTAGGAATTGGAGCAGCGGTTATCAATTCTGAAGTATTGAAAAAAGGAATGCAAGAATTCCAAGCGATTGTAGAAAAGGTTATTTCAAATATTGTAATTCCTTTCTTACCTTTGCACATTTGTGGAATTTTTGCAAATATGACTTATGAAGGAAAAACAGCAGCGATTATGTCTGTGTTCGTAAAAGTATTTATTATCATTATTATTCTTCATGCTATCATTATTTTATTCCAATATACGATTGCAGGAACAATTGCAGGAGGAAATCCAATTAAATTGATCAAAAATATGATACCGGCATATTTAACAGCGATTGGAACTCAATCTTCGGCAGCAACAATTCCGGTAACTTTGAGACAAACGAAGAAAAATGGTGTATCAGATGGAGTCGCTGACTTTGCAATTCCTCTATGTGCAACCATTCATTTGTCAGGAAGTACAATTACCTTAACAAGTTGTTCTTTGGCATTGATGATTATTTATGGAATGCCACATGGATTCGCAACAATGTTTGGTTTCATTTTAATGTTAGGAATTACTATGGTTGCAGCACCAGGAGTACCAGGAGGAGCTGTTATGGCTGCTTTAGGACTTTTAGGATCTATGCTTGGATTCAATGAAGAATTACTTTCTTTGATGATTGCATTATACTTAACTCAAGATAGTTTTGGAACTGCTTGTAATGTAACCGGAGACGGAGCGATTGCCGTTTTAGTAAATAAATTTGCAGGAAATAAACTAGAAACAAAAGAAGACTAATAAAAGTTTGTAAGATGATTGGGGAGCTTTGGATAAAATTCCGAAGCTCTCTTTTTTATTGTATCTTTTTTTATTTTCTATGTTATAATAAAAGTAAAAATATGAGAGGAGGAAGACTTATGCCGCATTTGAAGGTACGAGGTTTGGAAAAGAAAGTTTTAATAGAAAAATCCAAAGAAATTATTGACGGTTTGACAGAGATTATTCAATGTGATAGAACTTGGTTTACCATAGAGCATATAGATACGGAATATATTTTCGATGGGAAAATACAAGAAGGATATAGTTTTATTGAATTGTATTGGTTTGAACGGGGAGAAGAGATTAAAAAGAGAGTTGCTGCATTTTTGACGGAAAAAATGAAGGAAATGAATGGAAATAAAGATGCTTGTATTATCTTTTTTCCGTTATTAGGAGAAAATTATTGTGATAATGGGGTATTTTTTTAAAAAGGAGAAAAGATGATAAAAGTAGGAAAACGACAGACTATGCTAGTGGATCATTTTGCAAGTGTAGGGGCTTATTTGGTTCCTGTTCTTGTAGAAGAAGAGGAAGAAAAAATTGAGATTTTACTGCCAAATAACGAATTGGAAGAGAGAGAGTTACAAGAGGGGGAAGAAGTAGAAGTATTGATTTATCGAGATTCAGAAGATAGATTGATTGCAACTTTTCGAAAGACAGAAGCTTTGGTAGGAACGTTAGCCAAGTTGGAAGTGGTGGATACCAATCCAAGATTAGGAGCTTTTTTAGATTGGGGATTGACTAAAGATTTATTATTGCCTGTGAGTCAACAAGAAGTGCGGGCAGAAATTGGAAAGAGATATTTAGTAGGAATTTATGAAGATAGTAAAGGTCGTTTATCTGCTACCATGAAGATTTATAATTTCCTATTACCAAATCATGATTTTTCAAAGAATGATACTGTGAAAGGTACCGTATATCGAGTGAATGATGAGATTGGTGTCTTTGTTGCGGTGGAAGACAGATATTTCGGTTTGATTCCTAAGAGTGAATGTTTCCAAGCTTTTGAAGTGGGAGAAGAATTAGATTTACGGATTATTCGAGTTCGGGAAGACGGAAAGTTAGATGTTAGCCCTAGAGTTATTTTATCGGAACAAATCTCGAAGGATGCGGAAGTTATTTTACAAAAAATGAGAATTTTAAAGGATCACTTTAGATTTAATGATGATAGCTCTCCGGAAGACATTAAAGATTATTTTTCTATGAGTAAAAAAGCCTTTAAACGTGCAATAGGACAATTATTGAAACAAGGCTTGATTGATAAAAAAGAAGATGGATATTTTTCTTTGAAAAAATAGATTTTATGAAAGACAGTTTGTTTTATAAATTGTCTTTTTTTGTTTGACTTTTTTATTTTGATTCTTTTTCAAATAGTGTTGATGAGAAAATTTATATTTTCTCTCAATGCCATTTATTATACAACCGTTACTATTTCATGTTAGTATCTATAAAAAATGTTTTGACTTCCTTTCTAATTTATGATATATTAAAATTAAATAACAAGATTACAAAATAAAATATAACACAAATAGAACGAAAAACCCCATTTTTGAATGGGGGGGCGAGCTATTACTGAAATTAGTTAATTTTATAGCGAAATTGAAACATTACTATAAAAGAGGCTAATTTTTTTGTTTTTTTGGAGGAAAATTTAAAATATATTGAAAATAGAGGGAGGGTTTAAATATGTTAGAAGAAAAAAGTGTAAAACACTGGTTAAAGAGAAAAGTGAAATTTACAGAAGCTCTTTTGGTTGCTTTTTTAATTACCGGGGGAATTGCGAGTGCGGAATCAGCTAATGCCTCGTCATCTAATAAGATGAAATATTATGGAGTGTCTGAAGAATCTATGCCCGGGACAGGAGAAAAAGAACCTAAAAATGAGTATGGAGAGGGTGCTAGAGGAGGAAAGAAAAGTATAGCAATCGGAGAGAATGCGAGAGTCGGAACGTGGAAAAGGATTTGGGAGAGCCACATTGGAACAGTCAATGAAGGGTATAATTTTTATTATGGTAAGGCTAAAGACTATAAATTAACCGAAGATGATGTAGACAAAGTATATTTTTCAGATGGAGATAACTCTGTTGTACTTGGAAATGATGCTAAAGCCGACTATGCAAATTCCGTTGTCATTGGAACGCAAGCTGACAGTACTCGTGGAAACAGTAATGTTGTAGTAGGACATAAGGCAAAACTGAGCGGATATAATGGAGTGGTGAT encodes:
- a CDS encoding CoA transferase subunit A, whose translation is MKKIVSMEEAISHIKDGMTVHIGGFLAVGTPENIITALIEKGVKDLTIVANDTGYPDRGIGRLVLNNQVKKVIASHIGTNPETGRRMQSGEMEVELVPQGTLAERVRAAGCGLGGVLTPTGLGTIVAEGKDIVTVDGKDYLLEKPIKADVALLLGTTVDKAGNVIFAKTTKNFNPLMGTAADLVIVEAEKIVEVGEIDPDHVMLSKIFVDYIVEGK
- a CDS encoding CvfB family protein, whose translation is MIKVGKRQTMLVDHFASVGAYLVPVLVEEEEEKIEILLPNNELEERELQEGEEVEVLIYRDSEDRLIATFRKTEALVGTLAKLEVVDTNPRLGAFLDWGLTKDLLLPVSQQEVRAEIGKRYLVGIYEDSKGRLSATMKIYNFLLPNHDFSKNDTVKGTVYRVNDEIGVFVAVEDRYFGLIPKSECFQAFEVGEELDLRIIRVREDGKLDVSPRVILSEQISKDAEVILQKMRILKDHFRFNDDSSPEDIKDYFSMSKKAFKRAIGQLLKQGLIDKKEDGYFSLKK
- the thiC gene encoding phosphomethylpyrimidine synthase ThiC translates to MREYFTQMEAAKKGIVTPEMKIVAEKEKMDVEKLRDLVAKGQVCIPCNINHKNISPEGIGTGLKTKVNVNLGISGDKRDYEEEFKKVDLAIQYGCEAIMDLSNYGKTNTFRKKLIEKSPAMIGTVPMYDAIGYLEKDLQDMEVKDFLEVIEAHAKEGVDFMTIHAGLTRRAVEFLKKQERLTNIVSRGGSLLFAWMETKKQENPLYEYYDQVLDILRKYDVTISLGDGLRPGSNHDSTDAGQLAELIELGYLTKRAWEKDVQVMVEGPGHMAINEIAANMQIQKRLCYGAPFYVLGPLVTDIAPGYDHITSAIGGAIAASSGADFLCYVTPAEHLRLPDVEDVKEGIIATKIAAHAADIAKGIPGARDWDNKMSDARRRLAWEEMFELAIDEEKARRYFNSRPVEVKDSCSMCGKMCAMRTVNRILEGKDINI
- the hflX gene encoding GTPase HflX produces the protein MIYGNTEGMKEFTLQQLEQLYEIKLNKGQLISEEIAIFLANISTKINKEINLCIDRNGNITEISIGDSSTVSLPFIPVYEKKLSGKRIVHTHPNGNPKLSSVDISALLKLKLDAILAIGCVEEKVTGIGLALCNLEEDVIHYEEYLYSSFEELENFPFLEKLQSIETALRRKNIVEDEKEYAVLVGIDSKTSLQELEELAYACNIEVVGHFFQNRSKADKVLFLGPGKARELSLFQQIKRANLIIADEELSGLQVKNLEEVTGCKVIDRTTLILEIFARRARSREAKIQVELAQLKYRSNRLIGYGVTMSRLGGGVGSKGPGEKKLEIDRRRIRENISFLKKELENIKKTRSVQREKRENSNIPKIALVGYTNVGKSTLRNLLAAEYNPNSNTKEDVFAENMLFATLDTTTRTILLDDKRLVSVTDTVGFIRKLPHDLIEAFKSTLEEVIFSDLILHVVDSSSEEALSQMEAVYQVLEELQCQNKKNILVLNKCDLASPEQILSIREKYSHITAVEISAKEHKNIDVLLEEIKKELPQNTKTCMYLIPYSDSSMVAYLHKTSTIQEEKYEAEGTFIKAIVNQETENRCKQFEIE
- a CDS encoding dicarboxylate/amino acid:cation symporter encodes the protein MKKIGLLPRLIIGLVVGILLGMSGIEIIIRLLGTFNSIFGNFLGFVIPLIIVGFVAAGIADLGKDAGKLLGVTVAIAYVSTVISGTFAYFVDTTIFQQLHLEDAAEMIKAAEANARSLSPLFTVDMPPIMGVMTALLIAFTLGIGAAVINSEVLKKGMQEFQAIVEKVISNIVIPFLPLHICGIFANMTYEGKTAAIMSVFVKVFIIIIILHAIIILFQYTIAGTIAGGNPIKLIKNMIPAYLTAIGTQSSAATIPVTLRQTKKNGVSDGVADFAIPLCATIHLSGSTITLTSCSLALMIIYGMPHGFATMFGFILMLGITMVAAPGVPGGAVMAALGLLGSMLGFNEELLSLMIALYLTQDSFGTACNVTGDGAIAVLVNKFAGNKLETKED
- a CDS encoding MATE family efflux transporter, with protein sequence MIHWNMIREILSLALPAVGEMTLYMMIWILDTMMVGQYGGKLAVSSVGLSTEIIYSFFNILIAMGMSSSLTSLISRALGAKDFKKAERIANAGFKISFGLAILFFLVLFFVPKQILTLAGATKDMLPSAVIYAKISAFSFFLLTFSSTNNGIFRGAKDTKTSLYIAALINIVNLSLDYALIFGKFGFPELGVKGAAIATVAGNGAGLLLQWFRLKKLPFHLHLFSSSKKEDFKEVILLAVPSALQEANFSLSKLLGITFVMSLGTIAFAANQIGIAIEAVSFMPGWGIAIANTALVGHSIGEKNEKKAHDYTFYSTIIASIFMGIIALIFFFFPEELIRLFIQKEEIEVIAAGALCLQVGAMEQIPIAFAMVIESYFKGTGDAKTPFYVSFIMNWCIRVPLAFYFISIQKYPIHIFWLITTIQWTLEGILIYYLYHRKGKIILH
- a CDS encoding 3-oxoacid CoA-transferase subunit B, which produces MELDKKLVREYIAARVAKEFHDGYVVNLGIGLPTLVANFVPEGMEVIFQSENGCIGVGPAPAPGQEDPHAINAGGGFITALPGAQYFDSATSFGIIRGGHVDATVLGALEVDKEGNLANWMVPGKMVPGMGGAMDLVVGAKHVIVAMEHTSRGAIKILDKCTLPLTAVKVVDMIITEKCVFKITDKGLVLTEISPYSSLEDIKATTAAEFTVAEDCKQLSL
- a CDS encoding DUF1904 domain-containing protein, with translation MPHLKVRGLEKKVLIEKSKEIIDGLTEIIQCDRTWFTIEHIDTEYIFDGKIQEGYSFIELYWFERGEEIKKRVAAFLTEKMKEMNGNKDACIIFFPLLGENYCDNGVFF